In one Thermosipho ferrireducens genomic region, the following are encoded:
- a CDS encoding ABC transporter substrate-binding protein, producing MKRLLVFVGLLLTLFIFGEAVVNYALLEDITTTNIWNLLGSGSSAWNFYVQLWKYPALLTMNKDGMLIPSAAAEVPKIVEENGMYTVTVKLRKDLRWSDGSPFTANDVVFTYNTIQELQIPGGNWVGAYEPTKVEKIDEWTVKFYFKEKTTMTIYYDTLMTAIVSKNFWAPYVEKAKKQENPVNWLLSQEVVDPAITALNLGKIEKGAFVEVKRVVEKGFYLPEGEENLYYENGGFVIKNPTTGFEWTSNNPAPEGSVKLKVVNGPYIDKIIYRIYGNKAVALQALQKGDVDFVLNPLGLTSGEFESLKGVPGIKLTVNPSLGFRYLAFNMRKYPFNIKEFRQALAALIDRDYICNRVLQGKAIPLSTPVPPANTFWYNADVKTIGEGLSRGERYQLAIELLKKAGFSWDQEPVIDPSKAANPVVKRGKGLKGPDGKYVPDLELLAPSGEYDPMRATTAIYIEQWAKDLGLPIDVKLTDFNEIVTRAFDEVDFDMYMLGWGIGRVPTYFKSFWKSDQSAPEGFNTPGYSNPEFDALIDEFEMADSFDEAVEAIKEAQELLAEDLPYIILFTTPIYEAYRDTIEFPFTDTLDGIQNYNGFPENVVRVK from the coding sequence ATGAAACGTTTACTTGTCTTTGTTGGGTTGTTGTTAACATTATTCATATTTGGTGAAGCTGTTGTAAACTACGCTCTTTTAGAGGATATTACCACCACAAACATCTGGAACCTGTTGGGATCTGGTTCATCTGCCTGGAACTTTTATGTTCAGCTGTGGAAGTATCCAGCATTGTTAACCATGAATAAAGACGGTATGCTTATTCCATCAGCAGCTGCAGAAGTTCCCAAAATTGTAGAAGAAAATGGAATGTACACGGTAACAGTGAAATTGAGAAAAGATTTGAGATGGAGTGATGGTTCTCCGTTTACTGCAAACGATGTTGTATTTACATACAATACTATTCAAGAATTGCAAATCCCTGGTGGAAACTGGGTAGGCGCATATGAACCAACAAAAGTAGAGAAAATAGATGAATGGACTGTGAAATTCTATTTCAAGGAAAAAACCACAATGACAATTTACTATGACACTCTCATGACTGCCATTGTAAGCAAAAACTTCTGGGCTCCTTATGTAGAAAAAGCTAAAAAGCAGGAAAATCCAGTAAACTGGTTGTTGAGCCAGGAAGTAGTAGATCCCGCTATTACAGCATTGAATCTTGGAAAAATAGAAAAAGGTGCATTTGTAGAAGTTAAAAGAGTAGTGGAAAAAGGTTTCTATTTGCCAGAGGGTGAAGAAAATCTTTATTATGAAAACGGCGGATTTGTAATTAAGAATCCTACCACCGGTTTTGAATGGACAAGCAATAATCCTGCACCAGAAGGTTCCGTAAAATTGAAAGTTGTAAATGGACCATATATAGACAAGATAATTTACAGAATATATGGAAACAAAGCTGTTGCACTGCAGGCTCTTCAAAAAGGAGATGTTGATTTTGTATTGAATCCTTTAGGATTGACCTCAGGTGAATTTGAGTCGTTAAAAGGAGTTCCAGGAATCAAACTTACAGTAAATCCATCTCTTGGATTTAGATATCTTGCTTTCAATATGAGAAAATATCCGTTCAACATAAAAGAATTCAGACAGGCATTAGCTGCATTAATCGATAGGGATTACATTTGTAACAGAGTTCTTCAGGGAAAAGCTATACCACTTTCCACGCCAGTTCCACCTGCAAACACTTTCTGGTACAACGCAGATGTCAAAACAATTGGTGAAGGACTGAGCAGAGGAGAAAGATATCAGCTTGCTATTGAACTTCTGAAAAAAGCAGGATTTAGCTGGGATCAGGAACCAGTAATTGATCCTTCAAAAGCAGCTAACCCGGTTGTCAAACGTGGAAAAGGCTTAAAGGGACCAGATGGTAAATACGTTCCTGACCTTGAACTTCTCGCTCCGTCTGGAGAATACGACCCAATGAGAGCTACAACTGCTATTTATATAGAACAATGGGCAAAAGATCTCGGCCTTCCTATTGATGTTAAACTTACAGACTTCAACGAAATTGTTACCAGAGCATTTGACGAAGTTGATTTTGATATGTACATGCTTGGCTGGGGTATTGGAAGAGTCCCAACGTACTTCAAGAGTTTCTGGAAATCAGATCAATCCGCACCTGAAGGTTTCAACACTCCAGGTTACTCCAATCCAGAATTTGACGCTCTTATTGATGAATTTGAAATGGCCGATTCCTTTGATGAAGCGGTAGAAGCTATAAAAGAAGCACAGGAATTACTCGCAGAAGACCTTCCATATATTATCCTCTTTACAACTCCAATTTATGAAGCGTACAGGGATACAATTGAGTTCCCATTCACAGACACACTTGATGGTATTCAAAATTACAATGGTTTCCCGGAAAATGTGGTAAGAGTTAAATAA
- a CDS encoding monovalent cation/H(+) antiporter subunit G, producing the protein MNLFQQIFLWAGAIIMVAGNIFAFFENSTLKRLHYIGAGDSIGGMFMLISFLFSKVFFFKGLLAIIILIVWSPMVSYYIAVAYSKRGQRRANR; encoded by the coding sequence ATGAATCTTTTTCAACAAATATTTTTGTGGGCAGGGGCTATAATAATGGTCGCAGGGAATATTTTTGCATTTTTTGAAAATTCAACATTAAAACGCCTTCACTATATAGGTGCAGGAGACAGTATTGGCGGAATGTTTATGTTAATATCCTTTCTATTTTCAAAGGTGTTTTTCTTTAAAGGATTACTTGCAATAATAATTTTAATTGTGTGGTCTCCAATGGTTTCATATTATATTGCTGTTGCGTATTCAAAGAGGGGGCAAAGACGTGCAAATCGTTAG
- a CDS encoding hydrogenase subunit MbhD domain-containing protein encodes MQIVRVLFLLVAVLFASLAIIRIKPFHSFLWRTALSILAVAIYTLYFAPDVALAEAMLGALLTTFVYLLAIKIHSKVRVGIIVVPVICEKYGDSYVGIIPGIMEAFAKKYNHKIEYVEFEDYNQIAKAVNEAVIDIGISYSGDFPIIEVPVYEYNGKKSDYFSLQKILEENPHYGKISKITNAMLYFSFNESDSILFEEFEEFFETFEKEKIVNKYLRR; translated from the coding sequence GTGCAAATCGTTAGAGTACTCTTTTTATTAGTAGCTGTTTTATTTGCCTCGCTTGCAATCATTAGAATTAAACCCTTTCATTCTTTTTTGTGGCGAACTGCTCTCAGTATACTTGCTGTCGCCATTTATACGTTGTATTTTGCTCCTGATGTAGCCTTAGCAGAAGCAATGTTAGGAGCTCTTCTAACAACTTTTGTCTATTTGCTGGCAATAAAAATTCATTCTAAGGTACGTGTAGGAATAATTGTTGTACCTGTAATATGTGAAAAATACGGCGATTCTTATGTTGGAATTATTCCCGGAATAATGGAAGCTTTTGCAAAAAAGTATAATCATAAAATAGAATATGTAGAATTTGAAGATTATAATCAGATCGCAAAAGCTGTAAATGAAGCGGTGATAGATATAGGAATAAGTTATTCGGGAGATTTTCCAATAATAGAAGTCCCTGTGTATGAGTATAATGGGAAAAAAAGTGATTATTTCTCTCTTCAGAAAATATTGGAAGAAAATCCACATTATGGCAAAATAAGCAAAATTACTAATGCCATGCTTTATTTTTCTTTTAATGAAAGTGATAGTATACTCTTTGAAGAATTTGAAGAATTCTTCGAAACTTTCGAAAAAGAAAAAATCGTAAACAAGTATTTGAGGAGGTAA
- a CDS encoding M42 family metallopeptidase has translation MDYVHYAVNKIVELCSIPSPTGFTQKIINYLVEEFKKFGFTYEITNKNNLVVELNGEEENGIMLVAHVDTLGAMVKSIKSNGRLAISKIGGFSFSTIENENCRIHTREGKEYTGTIYLTHPSSHVFNDVNSLKRTEETIEIVLDQKVNSKDDVLELGIMPGDFVSFEPRTVVTKTGFIKSRHLDDKAGVGILLGLAKAIRDFTTEPKRKVYMMFTSYEEVGHGAASGIPEDVTEVISVDMGAVGADLESNVFSASICAKDSGGPYDYEIVSKLINAANIAGINYSVDIYPYYGSDVESSLRAGHDVKHGLVGPGIYASHSYERTHIDAIEATLKLLQTYLTLD, from the coding sequence ATGGATTATGTTCACTATGCTGTAAACAAAATTGTAGAATTATGTTCAATTCCCAGCCCGACAGGTTTTACTCAAAAGATTATTAACTATCTTGTGGAAGAATTTAAAAAGTTTGGATTCACGTACGAAATAACAAATAAAAATAATCTTGTTGTAGAGCTCAACGGAGAAGAAGAAAATGGAATAATGCTTGTAGCTCATGTGGACACTCTGGGAGCTATGGTAAAATCCATCAAAAGTAATGGAAGACTGGCAATTTCGAAAATCGGTGGATTTTCTTTTTCCACTATAGAAAATGAAAATTGTAGAATTCACACAAGAGAAGGAAAAGAGTACACCGGGACAATATACCTAACCCATCCATCTTCACATGTATTTAACGATGTAAATTCTTTAAAAAGAACAGAGGAAACTATAGAAATTGTGCTGGATCAGAAAGTCAATAGCAAAGACGATGTTTTAGAGCTTGGCATTATGCCAGGTGATTTTGTTTCTTTCGAGCCAAGAACTGTGGTAACAAAAACCGGGTTTATAAAGAGCAGACACTTAGATGATAAAGCAGGAGTTGGAATTTTACTGGGACTTGCAAAAGCAATAAGAGATTTCACAACAGAGCCTAAAAGGAAAGTCTATATGATGTTCACTTCTTATGAGGAAGTTGGACATGGAGCAGCTTCAGGAATACCTGAGGATGTTACAGAGGTTATTTCGGTTGATATGGGCGCTGTTGGAGCTGATTTAGAATCAAATGTTTTTTCTGCATCGATATGTGCGAAGGATTCAGGAGGACCTTACGATTATGAAATAGTTTCTAAATTAATAAACGCAGCAAATATTGCAGGAATTAATTATAGTGTAGACATTTACCCGTACTACGGCTCTGATGTTGAAAGCTCATTAAGGGCAGGCCACGACGTAAAGCATGGATTAGTAGGCCCCGGAATTTATGCTTCCCATAGTTATGAAAGAACTCACATAGATGCCATAGAGGCTACCTTAAAACTCTTACAGACCTACCTCACTCTGGATTGA
- a CDS encoding metal-dependent transcriptional regulator: protein MGTSVPLTRAERKYLLMVFLTLNEMGWTRLKRISEYANVKMPSAKQSLDSLAKKELIYYERRGAITLTAKGKMIAVQENENLQAVYKFFTEVMLINPEKAMDACWKIYFDMDEEVVTRFLQFAKFMNKCPSEKPIFIAHFKEYVTKGKLESKCPYLKQDTEKKSSGSEK, encoded by the coding sequence ATGGGAACATCTGTACCTTTGACACGCGCTGAAAGAAAGTATTTGTTAATGGTGTTTTTAACGTTAAACGAAATGGGCTGGACAAGATTGAAAAGAATATCTGAGTATGCTAATGTAAAAATGCCTTCTGCAAAGCAATCTTTAGATTCCCTTGCAAAGAAAGAACTTATATATTATGAAAGAAGAGGGGCAATTACATTAACTGCTAAAGGAAAAATGATAGCTGTTCAGGAAAACGAAAATCTTCAAGCTGTATACAAATTCTTTACAGAAGTAATGTTAATAAATCCTGAAAAAGCCATGGATGCCTGCTGGAAAATATACTTTGACATGGATGAAGAGGTTGTGACAAGATTTCTTCAGTTTGCAAAATTCATGAACAAATGTCCTTCTGAAAAACCCATTTTTATCGCCCATTTTAAAGAATATGTTACTAAAGGAAAACTTGAAAGTAAATGTCCGTATTTAAAACAAGATACTGAGAAAAAAAGTAGTGGGAGTGAGAAATAA
- a CDS encoding DUF4911 domain-containing protein, with protein MEYDILVKISREDVHFLSYVLETEDNMMNIRKYENGILRIIVPDAFKNEVLKLLESMKKHIKLEVVDVKKNNGSAD; from the coding sequence ATGGAATACGACATCCTGGTAAAAATTTCACGCGAAGATGTTCATTTTTTGAGTTATGTTCTGGAAACAGAAGATAATATGATGAATATAAGAAAATACGAAAACGGGATTTTAAGAATAATAGTTCCTGATGCTTTTAAAAATGAGGTTCTCAAACTTCTGGAAAGTATGAAAAAACATATTAAACTTGAAGTTGTTGATGTCAAAAAAAATAATGGTTCAGCAGATTAG
- a CDS encoding GNAT family N-acetyltransferase — translation MEYNEIIIRPVQLSDVKKIYEFRKKVVSETHYLITSPDELPNYETLRRYVKIYITDPLRLHLVAEFDRKIVGEITMLIHEKKRMRHVAEFGISVLKDYWGVGIGKNLISNAIKWAITKKVTRIQLEVMKTNKRAIKLYEKFGFQIEGIKRNAVKINNRYIDLLIMGLLIAPERR, via the coding sequence GTGGAATATAATGAAATTATAATAAGGCCTGTTCAACTGAGCGATGTTAAGAAAATTTACGAATTCAGAAAAAAAGTTGTTAGTGAAACACATTATCTTATAACTTCACCTGATGAGCTACCCAATTATGAAACTTTAAGGAGATATGTGAAAATTTATATAACTGATCCGTTAAGACTTCACTTAGTTGCGGAGTTTGATAGAAAGATTGTTGGGGAAATTACTATGTTGATCCATGAAAAAAAGCGAATGAGACATGTTGCAGAATTTGGAATATCAGTTCTGAAAGATTACTGGGGAGTTGGTATCGGAAAAAACCTTATTTCAAACGCTATAAAATGGGCTATTACCAAAAAGGTTACTCGAATTCAACTGGAGGTGATGAAAACTAACAAAAGAGCGATTAAATTATACGAAAAATTTGGCTTTCAAATAGAGGGGATTAAAAGAAATGCTGTAAAAATAAACAATAGATACATAGATCTTCTTATTATGGGATTACTTATAGCTCCTGAAAGAAGGTGA
- a CDS encoding cob(I)yrinic acid a,c-diamide adenosyltransferase, which produces MISTKTGDSGKTSLANGERVDKDNIRVEAYGTIDELTSFLGIVKCYLTGEEKKLIESIQKELFKIAAELAKGEKYIEPIGKKEVDSLTKKVEYYETKVSINSFVLPGATIPGAYLDIARTIVRRCERRIVSLSKIEKVRKEILAYMNRLSDLLYILARYTEKNNIQSVEEG; this is translated from the coding sequence ATGATTTCTACAAAAACTGGAGATTCTGGAAAAACAAGTTTGGCAAATGGTGAAAGAGTAGATAAAGATAACATTAGAGTGGAAGCTTATGGAACAATTGATGAATTAACTTCTTTTTTGGGAATTGTAAAGTGTTATTTAACAGGTGAAGAAAAAAAATTAATCGAATCTATTCAAAAAGAACTTTTTAAAATAGCTGCTGAGCTTGCAAAAGGTGAAAAATATATAGAACCCATAGGCAAGAAAGAAGTAGACAGTTTAACTAAAAAAGTGGAGTATTATGAGACAAAAGTAAGTATAAATTCTTTCGTACTTCCTGGAGCTACAATTCCTGGAGCTTATTTAGATATAGCAAGAACGATTGTTAGACGCTGCGAAAGAAGAATTGTATCCCTTTCAAAAATTGAAAAAGTGCGAAAAGAAATTTTGGCTTATATGAATAGGTTATCCGATTTACTTTACATCCTTGCAAGGTACACAGAAAAGAATAATATCCAGTCTGTGGAGGAGGGATGA
- the hutH gene encoding histidine ammonia-lyase: MITLDGNSLTIEDVHKVSRKCERVTLSKDAVNKMLESRKVVEQILEKGAPVYGINTGFGALVNVRISENELSTLQKNIVLSHAANIGEPLSNDIVRAMMLLRANSLAKGFSGVRPIVVEKILEFLNNNVIPYVPEKGSVGASGDLSPLAHIAMTLIGEGYVLFDGKKVKTREVLEKLKLKPLKLKEKEGLSLLNGTQYITSILSLVVRDSLKLMRIATLIAAASVDALYGTPAAYDIRLQKVRNHDGQVQIASWLQEFLRESKLRDLHLHCNRIQDAYTLRTIPQVYGAVLDTLNYAKKVVENEINASTDNPLVFENDVISGGNFHGEPVALVADFVGIALTDMGNMIERRIDRLVNPKVNEGLPPFLASGKEGLNSGYMIWQYTAAALCNENKVLAHPASIDTIPTSGYQEDHVSMGATASRKLLKIFDNLVSLLSIEAMLVKVALECRKPARSSEVIEEFFSKFTVEISGDRFFGDDYNRVREILQLELNS, from the coding sequence TTGATAACCCTGGATGGAAACAGCCTTACTATAGAAGATGTTCATAAAGTCTCTCGAAAATGTGAAAGAGTTACTCTGTCCAAAGATGCTGTTAATAAAATGCTCGAATCAAGGAAAGTTGTTGAACAGATTTTGGAAAAAGGCGCTCCTGTGTATGGGATAAATACAGGATTTGGTGCTCTTGTTAACGTCAGAATCAGCGAAAACGAACTTTCAACTTTGCAAAAAAATATTGTACTTTCTCATGCGGCAAATATTGGGGAACCACTTTCCAATGATATTGTCAGAGCCATGATGCTTTTAAGGGCAAACTCACTTGCAAAGGGGTTTTCTGGTGTTAGACCAATTGTTGTTGAGAAAATACTGGAATTTTTAAACAATAACGTTATTCCATATGTTCCAGAAAAAGGTAGTGTTGGAGCAAGCGGAGATTTGTCACCTCTTGCACACATTGCCATGACGTTAATTGGTGAAGGCTATGTGCTTTTTGACGGGAAAAAAGTCAAAACCAGAGAAGTGTTAGAAAAATTGAAATTAAAACCATTGAAATTGAAGGAAAAGGAAGGTTTAAGTTTGTTAAATGGGACCCAGTACATAACCTCCATATTAAGCCTGGTTGTAAGAGATTCCCTTAAGCTTATGAGAATTGCAACGTTAATAGCAGCCGCTTCTGTAGATGCGCTATACGGAACACCTGCAGCTTATGATATAAGATTACAAAAGGTTAGAAATCATGATGGTCAAGTTCAAATTGCCTCATGGCTTCAAGAATTTCTTAGAGAAAGTAAATTAAGAGATTTGCATCTGCATTGCAATCGCATTCAAGATGCATACACTCTTAGAACCATACCACAGGTTTATGGAGCAGTTCTGGACACTTTAAATTATGCCAAAAAAGTAGTGGAAAATGAAATAAATGCCTCAACTGATAATCCTTTAGTTTTTGAGAACGATGTAATAAGTGGAGGTAATTTTCATGGAGAGCCAGTTGCATTGGTCGCAGACTTTGTAGGTATAGCGTTAACCGATATGGGAAATATGATCGAAAGGAGAATTGATAGGCTTGTAAATCCAAAGGTAAATGAAGGATTGCCGCCCTTTTTAGCTTCCGGGAAAGAGGGTTTAAACTCCGGTTACATGATATGGCAATATACTGCTGCAGCTTTGTGCAATGAGAATAAGGTATTAGCCCATCCCGCAAGTATTGACACAATACCAACTTCAGGTTATCAGGAAGATCACGTGAGTATGGGAGCAACCGCTTCAAGAAAACTCTTAAAGATATTTGATAACCTGGTATCTTTATTATCGATTGAAGCAATGCTGGTAAAAGTAGCGCTTGAGTGCAGAAAACCGGCCCGCTCATCGGAAGTTATCGAAGAGTTCTTTTCTAAATTTACTGTGGAAATAAGTGGCGACAGATTCTTCGGAGATGATTACAATCGTGTACGGGAAATTTTACAGTTAGAATTAAATTCTTAA